One genomic window of Camelina sativa cultivar DH55 chromosome 5, Cs, whole genome shotgun sequence includes the following:
- the LOC104786371 gene encoding flagellar attachment zone protein 1-like: protein MEEATQVANSEVPVVKGDADDLKTVDVSVKAVNGEVPKEEKEEEDGEFIKVEKEAFDAKDDAKKAEHVPVEEQKEVSIERSSSGSQRELHESQEKAKELELELERVAGELKRYESENTHLKDELLSAKEKLEETEKRHGELEVVQKKQQEKIVEGEEKHSSQLKSLEEALQSHDAKDKELTEVKEAFDALGIELESSRKKLIELEEELKRSAEEAQKFEELHKQSASHADSETQKASEFAELLESTKESAKEMEEKMASLQQEIKELNDKISENEKVEAALKSSAGELAAVQEELALSKSRLLETEQKVSSTEALIDELTQELEQKKASESRFKEELSVLQDLDVQIKDLQAKLSEQEGINLKLAEELKEKELLESLSKDQEEKLRTADEKLAEVLKEKEALEANVAEVTSNAAKVKEVCNELEEKLKTSDENFSKTDALLSQALSNNSELEQKVKSLEELHIEAGSVAAAATQKNLELEDAVRSSSQAAEEAKSQIKELEAQFTAAEQKNVELEQQLNVLQLKSSDTERELKEFSVKASELQTAIEAVEEEKKQVTSQMQEYQEKVSGLESSLNQLSARNSELEEDLKIALQKGAEHEDRANTTHQRSIELEGLCQTSQSKHEDAEGRLKDLELLLQTEKYRIQELEEQVSSLEKRCGETEADSKGYASQVAELQSTLEAFQVKSSSLEAALNTATETEKELTENLNTVIGEKKKLEDIVNELNVKISESENLLEGLRNEMNVTQGKLESIENDLKTSGLRESEVMEKLKSAEESLEQKGREIDEAMTKNMELEALHQSLSKDSEHRLQKAMEDFTSKDSEASTLTEKLKDLEGRIKSYEEQLAEASGRSSSLKEELEQTLGRLAAAESVNEKLKQDFDQAEEKSLQSSSENELLAETNTQLKIKIQELEGLIGSGSVEKETALKKLEEAIEKFNVKETESNDLVEKLKTHENQIEEHKKLAHEASGVAETRKVELEEALSKLKNLESTIEELGAKCQGLEKESGDLAEVNLKLNQELANHGSEANELKTKLSALEAEKEQTAIELQASKTTIEDLTKQLTSEGEKLQSQISSHAEENNKVNAMLQSTKDELQSVIAKLEEQLTVESSKADTLVSEIEKLKAVAAEKSVLESHFEELKKTLTEVKAQLKENVENAATASVKVAELTSKLQEHEHIAGERDVLNEQVLQLQKELQVAQSSITEQKQAHSQKHSELESALKQSQEEIEAKKKAAAEFESMVKDLEQKVQLADAKAKETEAMDVGIKSRDIDLSFSSPTKRQSKKKSDASPSSSSSSRNVTTTTQTASTSHLMSVKIMTGVALVSVIIGILLGKKY, encoded by the exons ATGGAGGAAGCAACTCAAGTAGCAAACTCCGAGGTCCCTGTAGTGAAAGGTGATGCTGATGACCTTAAGACAGTTGATGTTTCCGTCAAG GCTGTGAATGGTGAAGTTccaaaggaagagaaggaagaggaagatgggGAATTCATAAAAGTTGAGAAGGAAGCTTTTGATGCCAAGGATGATGCCAAGAAAGCAGAGCATGTTCCTGTTGAAGAGCAAAAGGAAGTTTCAATTGAAAGAAGCTCGAGTGGTTCTCAAAGAGAACTACATGAATCacaagaaaaagcaaaagaacTAGAGCTCGAATTGGAAAGAGTAGCGGGGGAACTAAAACGGTATGAATCTGAGAATACCCACTTGAAGGATGAGCTTTTGTCTGCCAAAGAGAAGTTAGAAGAAACGGAAAAGAGGCACGGCGAGCTCGAAGTTGTCCAAAAGAAGCAGCAAGAGAAAATTGTTGAAGGGGAAGAGAAACACAGCTCACAGTTAAAGTCATTAGAGGAGGCTTTGCAGTCGCATGATGCCAAAGATAAGGAACTAACTGAAGTTAAGGAAGCTTTTGATGCGTTGGGTATAGAACTCGAGAGCTCCAGAAAGAAGTTGATAGAATTGGAGGAGGAGCTAAAACGTTCAGCTGAAGAGGCTCAGAAATTTGAAGAGCTGCATAAGCAAAGCGCTTCTCATGCTGACTCTGAGACGCAGAAGGCTTCGGAATTTGCAGAGCTTCttgaatcaacaaaagaaagTGCCAAGGAAATGGAGGAAAAAATGGCATCCCTGCAACAAGAAATCAAGGAGCTGAATGATAAGATATCTGAAAACGAAAAGGTTGAAGCGGCCTTAAAGAGTAGTGCGGGAGAATTAGCTGCGGTGCAAGAGGAATTGGCACTTTCAAAATCTCGTTTGTTGGAGACGGAACAAAAGGTCTCTTCCACAGAAGCCCTCATTGATGAACTGACTCAGGAACTTGAGCAGAAGAAAGCGTCCGAATCACGGTTCAAGGAAGAGTTATCTGTTCTCCAGGATTTGGATGTTCAGATCAAAGATCTTCAGGCTAAACTTTCTGAACAGGAAGGTATTAATTTAAAGCTTGCGGAAGAACTCAAGGAGAAGGAACTGCTGGAATCGTTATCGAAAGACCAAGAAGAGAAGCTGAGAACTGCAGATGAGAAGTTGGCTGAAgtgttgaaagaaaaagaagcgcTTGAAGCAAATGTAGCAGAGGTCACGAGTAATGCagcaaaagtaaaagaggtCTGCAATGAACTAGAAGAGAAACTGAAGACGTCAGATGAGAATTTCTCCAAAACAGATGCTCTTTTGTCTCAAGCTTTGTCAAACAACTCTGAACTTGAACAGAAAGTGAAATCGCTGGAGGAGCTTCATATTGAAGCTGGTTCTGTAGCAGCAGCTGCTACCCAGAAGAATCTTGAGTTAGAGGATGCTGTTCGGTCCTCTAGTCAAGCAGCAGAAGAAGCCAAATCACAGATAAAAGAGCTGGAGGCACAGTTCACTGCAGCTGAACAAAAGAACGTGGAGCTTGAGCAGCAACTGAACGTATTGCAGCTGAAAAGCAGTGATACAGAACGGGAGTTAAAAGAATTCTCTGTGAAAGCATCTGAACTACAAACTGCTATTGAAGCTGTcgaggaagaaaagaaacaggTGACCAGTCAGATGCAGGAATACCAAGAAAAAGTATCTGGATTGGAATCATCTCTGAACCAACTATCAGCCAGAAATTCAGAGCTTGAAGAAGATTTGAAAATCGCTTTGCAGAAGGGCGCAGAGCATGAAGACCGTGCTAATACGACACACCAGCGCAGCATTGAACTAGAAGGTCTGTGTCAAACATCACAGTCAAAACATGAAGACGCAGAAGGAAGATTGAAAGATTTAGAGCTTCTACTCCAGACAGAAAAATACAGAATTCAGGAACTTGAGGAGCAGGTTAGCTCGCTAGAGAAGAGGTGTGGGGAAACTGAAGCAGATTCCAAAGGTTACGCGAGTCAGGTGGCTGAGCTTCAATCCACACTAGAGGCGTTTCAAGTGAAAAGTTCGAGCCTTGAAGCTGCTTTAAACACTGCAACTGAGACCGAGAAAGAACTGACAGAAAATCTAAACACTGTTATAGGTgagaaaaagaaattagaagATATAGTGAATGAGCTCAACGTGAAGATCAGTGAGTCTGAGAATCTGTTAGAAGGCCTCAGGAATGAA ATGAATGTCACACAAGGAAAGTTGGAGAGTATTGAAAATGATCTGAAAACTTCTGGCTTACGGGAAAGCGAAGTAATGGAGAAACTGAAGTCTGCTGAAGAGAGTCTTGAGCAGAAAGGAAGAGAAATTGATGAAGCTATGACGAAAAACATGGAGCTTGAAGCTTTGCATCAGTCTTTAAGTAAAGACTCAGAGCATAGACTTCAAAAGGCAATGGAGGATTTCACTAGCAAAGATTCAGAGGCCAGTACTTTGACTGAGAAGTTGAAAGACTTGGAAGGcagaataaaatcatatgaagagCAGTTGGCTGAAGCATCTGGcagatcttcttctttaaaagAGGAACTTGAACAGACTTTGGGAAGACTCGCAGCTGCAGAATCCGTTAATGAGAAACTCAAACAAGATTTTGATCAGGCAGAAGAAAAGTCTTTGCAGTCATCATCAGAGAATGAACTACTAGCAGAGACAAACACCCAGCTAAAGATCAAAATTCAAGAACTTGAGGGGTTAATAGGTTCTGGTTCTGTCGAGAAGGAAACTGCATTGAAAAAGTTAGAAGAGGCAATCGAAAAGTTTAATGTGAAAGAAACAGAATCTAATGACTTGGttgaaaagttaaaaactcatgAAAACCAAATCGAGGAGCACAAAAAGCTGGCTCATGAAGCATCAGGAGTTGCGGAAACTAGAAAAGTTGAGCTTGAAGAGGCTCTATCAAAATTGAAGAATCTTGAATCTACTATTGAAGAGCTCGGGGCCAAATGCCAGGGGCTTGAGAAAGAAAGCGGGGATCTGGCCGAGGTAAATTTAAAGTTGAACCAGGAACTAGCCAATCATGGATCAGAGGCCAACGAGTTGAAGACAAAGCTCTCTGCCTTGGAGGCTGAGAAGGAGCAAACAGCCATTGAGCTTCAGGCTTCAAAAACGACCATAGAAGACCTAACAAAACAGCTTACCTCTGAAGGGGAGAAATTACAGTCACAG ATTTCTTCCCACGCTGAGGAAAACAACAAAGTCAATGCAATGCTTCAGAGTACCAAGGATGAGCTCCAGTCAGTTATTGCGAAGCTTGAAGAACAACTAACCGTAGAGAGCTCTAAAGCTGATACTCTGGTGTCCGAGATTGAGAAGCTCAAGGCAGTGGCTGCTGAAAAGTCCGTTCTGGAATCACATTTTGAAGAACTTAAAAAGACTTTGACAGAGGTCAAAGCTCAGTTGAAAGAAAAT GTTGAAAATGCAGCTACTGCGTCTGTAAAAGTGGCGGAACTTACCTCAAAACTGCAGGAACACGAGCATATCGCTGGTGAACGAGATGTGCTCAATGAGCAAGTGCTTCAGCTTCAGAAAGAGCTTCAAGTGGCTCAGAGTTCCATTACTGAACAG AAACAAGCACACTCACAGAAGCATTCAGAGCTCGAGTCTGCATTGAAGCAATCACAAGAAGAGATTGAAGCTAAGAAAAAGGCGGCTGCTGAATTTGAATCAATGGTCAAAGATCTTGAACAGAAAGTGCAACTCGCTGATGCTAAAGCTAAG GAAACGGAGGCAATGGATGTAGGTATTAAATCTAGAGACATTGACTTATCCTTTTCTTCTCCAACAAAACGTCAGAGCAAGAAGAAGTCAgatgcatctccttcttcctcttcttcttcgagaaacgttactactactactcaaACAGCGTCAACGTCGCATCTCATGTCAGTGAAGATCATGACTGGAGTGGCTCTAGTTTCTGTTATCATTGGTATACTCCTTGGGAAAAAGTACTAG
- the LOC104786370 gene encoding uncharacterized protein LOC104786370, whose amino-acid sequence MTTLNMAETLENLIDNSQETDYTYDPEEDDIDLSLLRLNSFGNSSDRRRANSSPPQFRSYGSFGSSSTAGITSPVKRPSPESKDAEEPRRKKLFLQRPEEEEQEVVEEDANLMGYSKIPLPVVVLNPNRIRSPIYKRSLSDTFASPAGSMLGSGNSRNGVAQETSPPLGNSPSLPPRPPMFRRSVSDVSPAPSSSKSLLRSSRSNAIREGDFVNPESSEANKMLYVIKDGVRELDQWCNKLLKYGEAAVSSVKQDDSPKCQVEDEVVVQEEQQKEGKEGVKVDRVGEAFVVEINCPCGRNYRTLFSGRDCYYKLL is encoded by the exons ATGACCACGCTAAACATGGcggaaaccctagaaaacctAATCGATAACTCCCAAGAAACGGATTACACCTACGATCCTGAAGAAGATGACATTGATCTCTCCCTCCTCCGTCTCAACAGCTTCGGGAACTCCTCCGATCGCCGCCGTGCGAACTCGTCTCCTCCGCAGTTTCGATCATACGGATCTTTCGGCTCATCTTCGACCGCCGGAATAACCAGCCCCGTGAAACGTCCATCGCCGGAATCGAAGGATGCTGAGGAGCCGAGACGCAAGAAGCTGTTTCTTCAACGACCTGAGGAGGAAGAGCaagaagtagtagaagaagacgCGAATCTCATGGGATATTCTAAGATTCCGCTTCCGGTGGTTGTTCTCAACCCGAATCGAATCCGTTCGCCTATTTACAAGCGATCTTTATCGGATACATTTGCTTCGCCCGCTGGATCTATGCTCGGGTCGGGTAATTCACGAAACGGCGTCGCTCAAGAAACATCGCCGCCTTTAGGTAATTCCCCTTCTCTCCCGCCGCGTCCACCGATGTTCAGGAGGTCTGTCTCCGATGTTTCTCCCGCACCTTCCTCTTCCAAGTCTCTTCTTAGATCTTCTCGCTCCAATGCAATTCGTGAAGGTGATTTCGTGAATCCAGAAAGCTCTGAAGCCAATAAG ATGCTGTATGTTATCAAGGATGGAGTTCGTGAATTGGATCAATGGTGTAACAAGCTCCTTAAGTACGGTGAAGCAGCAGTCTCCTCTGTGAAACAAGACGACAGTCCTAAG TGCCAGGTAGAAGATGAGGTAGTAGTACAAGAGGAGCAACAGAAAGAGGGTAAAGAAGGTGTGAAGGTGGATAGAGTTGGCGAGGCCTTTGTGGTTGAGATCAACTGTCCATGTGGAAGAAACTACCGAACTCTCTTCTCAGGCCGTGACTGCTACTACAAGCTCTTGTAG
- the LOC104786373 gene encoding proteinaceous RNase P 1, chloroplastic/mitochondrial-like yields the protein MLRVTCFSPSFSRACCPLFAMMLKVPSVHLHHPSFTSFRWYHTSLLVKGTRDRQLFNLCTLPLAAAKQSAASPSGNLSRKAKKKAIQQSPEAVLKQKLDMCSRKGDVLEALRLYDEARRNGVQLSQYHYNVLLYVCSLAEAETDSSPNPGLSRGFDIFKQMIVDKVVPNEATFTNGARLAVAKDDPDMAFDMVIQMKAFGIQPRLRSYGPALFGFCRKGNADKAYEVDAHMIESEVVPEEPELAALLKVSMDTNNADKVYETLQRLRDLVRQVSKSTFDTIEEWFKSEAAAKAGAKKWDVKKIRDAVVSGGGGWHGQGWLGTGKWNVERTEMDENGVCKCCKEKLVCIDINPVETETFAASLTRLACEREVRANFNQFQEWLERHGPFDAVIDGANMGLVNQRSFSFFQLNNTVQRCQQISPSKRLPLVILHKSRVNGGPATYPKNRALLEKWKNAGALYATPPGSNDDWYWLYAAVTCKCLLVTNDEMRDHLFQLLGNSFFPRWKEKHQVRISVSRENGLTLHMPPPYSIVTQESEDGTWHVPMSVEDDLQTSRQWLCAKRSKTP from the exons ATGCTGCGTGTaacttgtttttctccttcatttTCTCGGGCGTGTTGTCCTTTATTTGCAATGATGCTCAAAGTCCCATCTGTTCATCTCCACCATCCTAGTTTTACTTCATTTCGTTGGTACCATACTTCCTTACTTGTCAAAGGTACCCGTGATAGACAACTTTTTAATCTGTGCACACTCCCCCTCGCTGCTGCTAAACAGTCAGCAGCTTCGCCTTCTGGAAACTTATCGAGGAAAGCGAAGAAGAAAGCTATTCAACAGTCTCCTGAAGCAGTTTTGAAACAAAAGCTAGATATGTGCTCCAGGAAAGGTGATGTCTTGGAAGCTCTTCGCTTGTATGATGAGGCAAGGCGCAATGGCGTGCAGCTCAGCCAGTACCATTATAATGTGTTGCTCTATGTTTGCTCGTTGGCTGAGGCAGAAACAGATTCTTCTCCTAATCCAGGGCTTAGTAGgggttttgatatatttaagCAGATGATTGTTGACAAAGTTGTTCCCAATGAAGCAACTTTCACAAATGGTGCTAGACTTGCTGTTGCAAAGGATGACCCGGATATGGCTTTCGATATGGTGATACAGATGAAAGCCTTTGGTATTCAACCACGGTTGAGATCCTATGGACCTGCCCTTTTTGGTTTCTGTAGGAAGGGTAATGCAGACAAAGCTTATGAAGTCGATGCACATATGATTGAATCAGAGGTTGTCCCTGAGGAACCTGAGCTTGCTGCTCTTTTGAAAGTTAGTATGGATACGAATAACGCTGACAAGGTCTATGAGACGTTGCAGCGGTTGAGAGATTTGGTGAGACAGGTTTCTAAATCGACTTTTGATACGATTGAGGAGTGGTTTAAATCTGAAGCAGCTGCAAAAGCTGGAGCTAAGAAATGGGATGTGAAGAAAATAAGGGATGCGGTTgtgagtggtggtggtgggtgGCATGGACAGGGATGGCTTGGGACTGGCAAGTGGAATGTTGAAAGAACCGAGATGGATGAGAATGGTGTGTGTAAATGCTGCAAAGAGAAGCTTGTTTGTATTGATATCAATCCGGTTGAGACAGAAACCTTCGCTGCATCATTGACCCGATTAGCCTGTGAAAGAGAAGTCAGAGCTAATTTTAATCAGTTTCAG GAATGGCTGGAAAGACATGGACCGTTTGATGCAGTCATTGACGGAGCCAACATGGGCTTAGTCAACCAGCGCAGTTTCAGCTTCTTCCAG CTTAACAACACTGTCCAAAGATGTCAACAAATAAGTCCGTCGAAAAGATTACCACTTGTGATCCTGCACAAGAGTCGTGTAAATGGAGGTCCAGCTACTTATCCTAAAAACAGAGCCTTGCTAGAGAAATGGAAAAACGCTGGTGCTCTCTATGCTACTCCTCCTGGCTCAAACGATGATTG GTATTGGCTTTACGCAGCTGTAACTTGTAAGTGTTTATTGGTGACAAACGATGAGATGAGAGACCATCTCTTCCAACTACTGGGAAATAGTTTCTTCCCAAGGTGGAAAGAGAAGCATCAG GTTCGGATCTCTGTCTCGAGAGAAAATGGACTCACACTACACATGCCACCTCCATACTCCATCGTTACACAG GAGTCTGAAGATGGAACATGGCATGTCCCAATGAGCGTCGAAGATGATCTCCAAACATCAAGGCAATGGTTATGTGCAAAACGATCCAAAACCCCTTGA
- the LOC104786376 gene encoding uncharacterized protein LOC104786376, which produces MVISASHAVLLKRPSFLFPYMTDYISSIYYTLKISYTSHLYILFSSTFFYRKIIIFSKMTQSSQNQSEELGAYPSPPVSTGPYVAPPPLGYPTNYTSHATVAKVETKSKGDEFLKSCLAAMLACCVLDACIF; this is translated from the exons ATGGTGATATCTGCCTCTCACGCGGTTCTACTAAAACGACCTTCTTTTCTCTTCCCTTACATGACTGACTATATATCTTCAATCTACTatactttaaaaatatcataCACCTCTCATCTCTACATACTATTTTCCTctacatttttttatagaaaaatcataatattttcgAAGATGACCCAATCCAGCCAAAACCAATCTGAAG AATTAGGAGCTTATCCTTCCCCGCCAGTGTCTACCGGTCCCTACGTGGCACCACCACCGCTCGGTTATCCAACGAACTACACCAGTCATGCTACGGTGGCTAAAGTCGAGACAAAGTCTAAGGGTGATGAATTCTTGAAAAGCTG TCTTGCGGCCATGTTGGCCTGTTGCGTCCTCGACGCATGCATCTTTTGA